ACGCGGCAGAAACGCGTCCAGTCCACCAGCACGATCGCCAGGATCACATTGCCGATGCCGGTGCCGAAGCCGACCATCAGCGTCAGCGACAGCACCACCGGCGGCAGCGACATCCACAAGTCGACGAAATGGCTGATGATGCGGTCGATCCAGCCGCCGAAATAACCGGCGAGCAACGCCAGTGTTGTCCCGAGCAGCATCGCGCCGATGGCGGCGCCGAACCCGACCAGCAATGCGACGCGCGCGCCATAGATCATCTGCGACAGGATACAGCGGCCGAGGCTGTCGGTGCCGAACGGGTATTGCGACGTGCCGTCGGCCGCCCACATCGGCGGCAGCAGCATATTGATGAGATCCTGATTGGCCGGATCGTTCGGCGCGATCTGCGGGGCGAACAAGGCGCAGGTCACCATGATCGTGACGATGATCGCGCCGACAACCACCTTCGGCGAGCGGATGGCGCCGCGCAATGCCTCCATCACCGGTGACGATGCTTTCGTTGCCGGCTTTGGCGCAGTCACGGTGACGGGCACGGATACGGTTTCCTGCATGTCAGGCCCGTCGCAGCTTGGGATTGAGAACGACATAGAGAATGTCGACCACGGTATTGATCAGCAGCGTAATGACGCAGAACACCAGCGCGATGCCCTGGATCAACGGCAGGTCGTGATTTCGGACAGCCTGGACCATCAGATTGCCGATGCCGGGGTAGGAGAAGATCGTCTCCACCAGCAGCGTGCCGCCGAACAGAAAGCCGAATTGCGCCCCGATCAGCGTGATGGTCGGCAAAGCCGAATTGCGCAGCATGTGTTTGAGGATGATCTGCTGTTCGGTCAGGCCGCGCTGACGCGCGACCGTGACGTAATGATCGTCGGAGGCTTCCAGAAGCGATGAGCGCAGCACGCGAATGACCAGCGGACTGAAGCCGAGCGCCAAAGCCGATGCCGGCAGGATCAGATGCAGGAAGGCATTGTGCCAATGTCCGAACTGGAACGTGATGATGTAGTCGATCAGCAGAAAGCCCGTTCCACCGGCCGGCATGACGATGCCGGAATCGACGCGGCCGGAAAACGGCAGCCATCCCAGCATCACGCCGAAGCCCAACATCAGGAAAATCGCCCACAGAAAGGCCGGGATCGACAGCATGCACACCACCAGCACATCGAGAATATTCTCGATGACGGTGCCACGTGTGCCGTAGAGCAATAGCCCGCCCGGAATGCTGATGATCAGCGCCAGCGCCAGTCCGGCAAACGACAATTCCAGCGTCGCCGGCAGTGAATTAGCAAGCAGCCGCGTCACCGGCTCACGGAATGAAATCGACGTGCCGAGATTGCCATGCAAGGCGTCGCGCAGCCAGATGACATATTGAACGACGATCGAACGATCGAGCCCGAGCGCATGCCGCACCGCGTCCGCGTCGGCCTGCGTGGCATTGGGCGGCAACAGCATGGCCAAGGGATCAGCCGGCAATGCCCGCAACACGAAGAATACGACGATCGATAGCAGCAGCACCGTCGGGATGGCTCCCGCAAAGCGCCTTGCCGCGACGTTGATCAGAGCTTTGAACATATAACCGTCATTCCCGCAGAGCGGGCCTATGTCCGTTGGTCATTCCGGGGCGCGCCTGAAAGGCGCGAGCCCGGAATCCAGTCAAGTGCTCGGAAATGGTCTCTGGATTCCGGGTTCGCGGGCCTAAAAGCCCGCGCCCCGGAATGACGACATAAACCGAGACGCGGCGCTACCCCTTCCGCTTGGCTTCC
The genomic region above belongs to Pseudorhodoplanes sinuspersici and contains:
- a CDS encoding ABC transporter permease is translated as MQETVSVPVTVTAPKPATKASSPVMEALRGAIRSPKVVVGAIIVTIMVTCALFAPQIAPNDPANQDLINMLLPPMWAADGTSQYPFGTDSLGRCILSQMIYGARVALLVGFGAAIGAMLLGTTLALLAGYFGGWIDRIISHFVDLWMSLPPVVLSLTLMVGFGTGIGNVILAIVLVDWTRFCRVVRSEVIVVRRKDFVSAARLLGFGDLRIILREILPSVAPLIITLFTLQVGIGVIVEAILSFVGLSVPADVPAWGMMIAGARNYMYQAPWGMILPIIAIFVTVLGFNLLGEGLRVSLDPRLRKRSL
- a CDS encoding ABC transporter permease is translated as MFKALINVAARRFAGAIPTVLLLSIVVFFVLRALPADPLAMLLPPNATQADADAVRHALGLDRSIVVQYVIWLRDALHGNLGTSISFREPVTRLLANSLPATLELSFAGLALALIISIPGGLLLYGTRGTVIENILDVLVVCMLSIPAFLWAIFLMLGFGVMLGWLPFSGRVDSGIVMPAGGTGFLLIDYIITFQFGHWHNAFLHLILPASALALGFSPLVIRVLRSSLLEASDDHYVTVARQRGLTEQQIILKHMLRNSALPTITLIGAQFGFLFGGTLLVETIFSYPGIGNLMVQAVRNHDLPLIQGIALVFCVITLLINTVVDILYVVLNPKLRRA